ACATATACAGTGATCGACCGGTTTGGCCCATCAActtcgatttgatttttttttatattggtatctgagttttaaaatataatatatCATTACGGCCTtaagtgtgttttttttaaatttgataacctaactactatgtacattcatatttacaataaaaatttgataacctagattggaacttcttggtccgagtacaagcaacggaccctaaacttttctttacactcaccaaagcgttaaTGTAAGGTTTtcatcccggccagacggtggacctcggttgttcttgtcctgggaggggtgttgaggatcatcctcaggaatttgttttggacccgttgaagtttgaggtggtgggttttagcgcagctctcccagaccggcatgccgtattcgatcacagggaggatgatttgcttgtagacagcaagcttattttcagggacaatgacgaccggcggttgatcaaagggtacagtagtttcaacaaaacgttacactttgtcaccgttttgtcaacctgttgcctgaaaataagcttgctgtagagggtcaagccaaggtagtcggcctaattggcccattccacagtcgtgccattgaggatgattttacagtccccaggcggaacatgtttaggggatttggagtgggggaaaatgatgacctgggtcttcgccgcgttgatacagatcttccagctggtgaggtactctgtcagggcatccaggcctcgttggagttttgccactagcgctctgatcactctaccgttgtagacgatggatgtgtcatctgcgaacagagacagaatgccgccttctggaggttctggcatgtcggaggtgaacagattgaaaagcaggggcccgaggatactgccctgggggacgcatgcgacgatgttgtgcgcattggaactcgcttcgctgattgagacccggaatgtccttgccgacaggtaattgttgatgattttcaccaggtagctgggaagattgatgcgttgtagtttgtacaccaggccatcatgccatacattgtcaaatgccttctcgacatcgagtaaggccatggcggatgttttcgagacaaacttgttccgtctgaggacgttggcaactcgggtcagttggtgtacagttgaccaggcttgtaaaatgtcatctgcatgtcatttgactaatttgttcataactttctttagaagcaaaatttcttccataattttgaatgtactcataacgcttgagtagggttatatttttgtccaagggtacattgctctaagtataacatcaaaggctggagagtgaaaactctccaaaatgtcacgtgtcatttgacataatgtcatttgaatgacattttgcctcccacgccccagattacatatttacagcaaagtctcgttagacaaagttgtaggcctatttaaccgctataagttcgtcatacaacatgaattgatagctaccttctgaaaaaagttctgggaaaattatacaaacgaatgcaaatgacattttacaacactgcagttgaccgaccgcgtcggaaaccaaactgttcctcgagcaagatgttgagattttcggcagactcaagtaaccggtgatgaatagctttttcgaatagcttagataatcctgagagaaggctgattggacgataacttttgggggaggaaggatccttcccaggcttccggatggggatgactttcgctgacttccaggacgatgggaagtagctgagccggagacactgattaaagatcagcgagaggtgctcaaagaacggagcactcatgtgtttgagctcgagattcaggatgctgtcgaagcctggggccttcatgttcttcgatgatttgatataggccgtcaattcgccagctgagatcttcaactcctccgagatgtcgttgggaatcaaatggctgttgttagcatgctcgttgacggctgcttcgtgtggactgatgatgttctgcccaagattgtgtgagctgacgaagtgacgacatatttcagcgaccttctctgcaggagttatcaagcgatctttagagccattattgtctagtgcagaggttcccaaactgtgggtcgtgacccccaggggggtcgtgggctgttcagtggtggatcgcgaaagacaaattctaattcataattttgttactattttgtcccacaaatttattccatattttgaattaagaTCTAACTAATGGTTAGATGattaaaaaacaacaaagctgacgaggtcaacggccttttttttatacgatatttgggcaagtagaaagaagtccttTACAATCCAACTGTAagccccgaacccaatccaaaaccaatcctaatccaattcgaatccgatctaaatcaaatccaaatataattcaaatccaatccaaatctaattcaaatctaattcaaatccaatccaaatcaaattgaaatccaatccaaattcaatctgaataaaataatccaaatccaacccaaattcaaattcaaattccatccaaaaccaatccacatccaatccaaaaaaatgacgaatttttgacaaatataattatggtatataaagcaatttattatagTTTGTCCAATcttttatctaatttcacaaaatcagtgcatatttggtacctggtgggtcgcaggcaatatgggattctgctaggtgggtcgcatatccaaaagtttgggaacctctggtctagtgggatcaaaggtggaatgggtcgaatcttggatttttgtattttggtcattttccagaacggcttagcataatctgggagagtgcggatctttttgagaagtcgttattttttaggtccaccattctggccttgatattttttgtaattcgattgcagcgtgccttaagctcaggcagtccaatacgctgaaactgcctgcgagtgacattccgcaatcgaatcaaatctttggtgagtgtatcgatgtttaaggagttgcttacctgccgagccgtcgagacatgctgctctctggccaccgagattggctcttcgatggcgcacagctggcggtcgatactttccggcgtctccggacgcacctcgtatttgatggtgttgtcgacgcactgctggaaccgctgccagttcactcgatggtaatttcgccgtaactgctggtgccgattgaccgaggagcccacttccgccaccaccggatagtgatccgaactgagctcctggtggaCGACCGGGTGCGATACGTGATCATTCAAGTTCGTTATGtataggtcgagggttgcgtggataccggaccgactcagccgagtgggggaattcgggctcaagatcgtgtagtggccttcctccatgtcgttgctcaagatggtgccgtttcgattgccgcgactgttgccccaggcttgatgtttggcattcaagtcgccggcaatgatatactgggcttgcctccgcgtcagcttgacgatgtccctctgaaggtccatcgccggctttggcttgcgttggaaaGTACGACACGATGAGTGCGATTGTGCCGAAAGCAGTGATGATTTCGACActgatggcctcgatgacactgagctggaatcttggaagcagacgacagttgatgttgtagcgaagagcgatagCCACACCGCCTCcgctggtcggccggtcgagtcgcacgatgcggaagtctgggatgttgacgttcacctccggttttaggtgcgtttcggtgataaACGCCgagtctatttccttctcctcacggaaatccttcagctcaattattttgctctttagcgagcaagcgttccagttgaccaggcccaccctagcagccattacGGGATTAATTTCAGAATATCCTTTTACTCGCTTGAGAAcaaaaaagcggctctatcTGAAGCTACCAGACAATAACCCTTTCTATATGCATGATCATGCTATAAAGTGACAGGGTCAGATTCGATTATCAGAACTTTTGCCAGATTTATACACAACCAAACGATTATACCAGCATTGTAATGATACATATGTAAAGAACTTATACTGAAACACTGCTTTCTGTTAGGTCATAAaacatataaaatttattttttatcaaaagacTTCTTACGTGTTACTGATTGTGTACTTAAAAATAACGCTTCCACTGATAGCTCGAGGCACTTTAAAAACCGATAAATGCAATTACGTTCCGCTTTTTAGGCCTTTGCCTTACGACTTGGATTGCCGTCAATTTTGCTGGCAGCTCCATCGCACGCCACGAATATCAAGCGCCCATTTTTGGGATCTACTCTGGTCACCGGAAGAGACTGATCCTTGTCGACGAGAATGCTCTTCAGTATGTCCGCCTTGGACTCACCCTGCGAACCAAACAGGCAAACCTTCGCACTGTTGATCAATGGGTATGTCATGGTCACCCGCTTCGGCGGTGGTTTCGGGGAATTCTCGATCGGTGCAATCAGTTTTACCTTTTCGTCCAACAATGGGTGGCCGGGAAAGAGCGAAGCTGTGTGGCCATCTGGTCCGATTCCCAGAATCAACAAATCGAACGATGGAATGTCTTTTGAATTCTCCAAGCCAAACGCCTTGCGAATGGTTTTTTCATAGTCCGTGGCTGCTTCCTGCGGGCTTAAACTACAGTTAACCGGAAAGAAAGCCGATTTGGGAAACTCCGGATGACAGTCCAACAGGTCCCGTTTGTAGACGCCGTATGTCGATTCTTTGTCATCTTCCGGGACGATGCGCTCGTCGCAGAGGAAAATTTGCCATTTACTGAAGTCCGAGCGCAAATCGTACATACCCTCCGATAAGATATTTGCGATTGAACCTCCTAAAATAGAGTCGAATAAACAATGatcattgaaaattaatttattcactCACCTGACACTCCAACTCGAAACACGTCCTGTTTCTTCAGCGTTTCATTGGCGGTCATTTCCAGAAGACCGAGAATTTCGTCGCAGACTGCATCGCCGACGCGGTAGAAATCCAAAGCTGAAGACATTTTTATACAACCCgcaaaaatcaatttcaacCTGGAATAAATTATCCTCGCTGTTTTTTGTCGTCTAAAGGTCAAACTTGCAATCGAACCGATCGTCACAACATAAGAACACGAATGATGTCAGTCCTTTCGTTATGACCTGAGAGTTTTGACTAGCGTTCGATACTTCACTCCAATGATGTGTTGATAAACATTGATACTCGGgaaaaaaacattcaaactcTTATTAGAAGTCAGCCGCTATGGATGTGTATTGGTGAttcattttcaagaaaataatTCCTCTTCGGGCGAACTGATTTCGTGAATTTGTTGAGTTGCCAGTTATTGCGGACATGGCAACTAAATTAATTTATATCAACTTTAATATAAAATGTTTGGCGTTGCGCAAATCTTATGGTTGATTCGGCCAAACAAAATAATTGAATCTCAAGCTGAATCGCTCCAAACAAGTGTTCCACTGTTGCCTTCTATCCCCTAACGATAATCTAATAAGATCTTGAGCGGGATAGTTTCGTGCAAGATTGTATGCAATTTTCTTTGCTTCGAATTGCGGTATGTATGACATATTGTCTATCAACTGCAACGCTTTTCAACTGTAATTCGATAGTagcaacagttttgcagatGTTGGACAGGGAAAGTTGATTCAAAAgcattgcgcataagcccctaaattttattcccacttatgggtttccgcgccgagcactcagcgccagactcggcgacaaggagatagtcgtcaagttggtactcctgattttttggcaactgatgccgattggttgtgtgagtgcaccggtgtcaaaaaatagagcttttagctgaaaatttaattgtcaaatgcacattttgacagtaatatagatgtatgagtgaataaaatgcgtaaatGCTCTAttgcggaagcagtcgctgaagacaagtgtcaatgatttcagtgacgaaacgaaaagtttcaatgcaaaaagcaatataaGATttctaatgtcgttcctgttcgcgtgactaacatcttggttacttcgacctggcagccaaagtaccggtactacaagtgtcaaaccgatgttgatgATGAAACTTAACATCCACTACAACATGgtgcataaattatggccaattcaagcttgttgaagcataatttggcaaaatattttaatgactacagcgccactagcgttctagtacttatggaacgtacacacggccaagcagtttgaccaacattgactccacctctcgtttattcaaacatccatcccgttttaccaacagcggcacgaacaatcaattaattcgaccaacaatatcacacacgaacgaccgaagcgccaacttgagcaccaaccataaaaaaaaatatatggggtgtGTGGTACTAACTTATatattgcgattcttttctaaaattagcatactggctcaccagttacgcgccgggtcccatgcgccgagttgtgcgccatgcaaaaagtaaataaaccaatgtcaaatagatgtgagctttcggtaagcttttccacattcgcttgtaaggtatgtagcatattgtcgtccctttacgaaaagatatttttaagtgaaattgttcgaggtttagtagttttttgcttttctttcgcctgtgttgcgttcgggatattgtttaagtggatattagtagtgcaattatgtttaatttgtgatgtaatattctacacttaaattgagtaaagtaccataatatgacacaataccttagcggcgcacaactaagcgaggcagaggtgaatgagcaaaatgctataatatctcgagaatcacaataCTAGCAAACATTATGATGTTCACTGAACATATGGAATGAATAACTTGACTATGAACATTCATCGTGAGACCAAATAAGCATCCAAGTAGTCGATGTTATACCTTGCCTCATTCAGTTTCCCAAACGTCAAGTAAACAGGACGCGCATCAATAGTGTTTGCCCTGAGTGATTCCTTTCCACTGGTATTCGGGGTTTCACATTGACGATCCTGCCAGGTTTTGCTTCTATTTTACGACAGCAAAACAAAACTTAGATCCTGACAATAAAATACAAACTGGAAAGGAATCACTCTGAGCTGAAGGTGTAAACTGTGTTGTTATATGTGGGACAAAATTTTGGGTAAGTTTCGAAAGCACCGC
The nucleotide sequence above comes from Armigeres subalbatus isolate Guangzhou_Male chromosome 3, GZ_Asu_2, whole genome shotgun sequence. Encoded proteins:
- the LOC134220879 gene encoding 6-phosphogluconolactonase, whose protein sequence is MSSALDFYRVGDAVCDEILGLLEMTANETLKKQDVFRVGVSGGSIANILSEGMYDLRSDFSKWQIFLCDERIVPEDDKESTYGVYKRDLLDCHPEFPKSAFFPVNCSLSPQEAATDYEKTIRKAFGLENSKDIPSFDLLILGIGPDGHTASLFPGHPLLDEKVKLIAPIENSPKPPPKRVTMTYPLINSAKVCLFGSQGESKADILKSILVDKDQSLPVTRVDPKNGRLIFVACDGAASKIDGNPSRKAKA